ATGATTTTCATCTTTAATGGCAAATATATATTTTTTCTATATAATTTTTTTATTTTTTTAAAGTATAATATAAAAAAATTCAATTATCCTTAAGTTTATTTTATCTTAAACGATAAAATATCTACAGGTTTTAAAAATTTTTATGGAGGATTTTGATATGAATGTCCTTGTGGTAGATGATTTTTCAACTATGAGAAAGATAATAAAGAATGTCTTAAAACAGATAGGTATAGAGAGCGTCTTAGAGGCAGAAAATGGCAAGATGGCTCTTGATCTCTTAAAGAAAGAGGAGATAGATCTCATTATAAGTGATTGGATCATGCCTGAGATGACAGGCATAGACTTTTTAAAGGCATGTAAGGCAGATGAAAATATCAAGAAGATCCCCTTTGTCATGGTTACGGCAGAGGCACAGAAGGGAAACATCATGGAGGCAATCAAGTCAGGGGTCGATAACTATATTGTAAAACCATTTACCCCTGAGAAGCTCCAGGCAGCCATTGAAAAGGCTAAAGAGCGCATATCAAAATAATTTTTTGGAGGAATGTTATGGATGTTAATTATATAAACCCTTTTATTGTTGCTGCCCAGACTGTATTTAAGACCATGTTGAGTTTAGATATTGGTATGGGTAAGCCAGAGCTAAAAAATACGTGTGTAACATCAGGTGATATTACAGGCATAATGGGGTTGGCAGGTGATAAAAAAGGGACTATAGCCATAAGCTTTAGAGAAATTGGTGCAAAATACATCTATAAGACATTAGTAGGAGATGAATGTGAGTCTATAAACCAGGATGTTGTAGATGCAGTGGGAGAGATCACAAATATAATATCTGGTCAGGCAAGAAAGGAGTTTGAGAAAAAAGGTTTAAATTTGAATGCAGCAATCCCTATGGTCATTGTTGGTAAACAGGTGGAGATGAATTTCATTACAAAACTACCAATAGTTTCATTGCCTTTTTATTTTTTTCTAAGCAATGGAAACAGCCAAGAAAAAGAGGTTATTTATATCGACTTTTCTTTTGAATAAGCATTTATTAAATATCTTTAACCACAATAAAACATTAAATAAATCCCTAAATATCTGTTTTTATTATTATTTCAAAGTATTAAACCCTAAAAATTAACTTAATCTAAAAAGTTTTATTTTAATAATAATCATAGTGGCAGGAGTTGTGCCCTAAAATGATTTTAATGGAGATTAATGCTGCAATTGAGCAGATATAATATCAACTCTTTGCGCTCTTTAAGACTAAGCCTGAAATAGCTGTTACTTTCCATCAATATGCTTATAATCTCTCTTATTAATATATGTCTCATAACCTCATCCTTGTATAATTTTTATCGGAAAATAGAGAAAAAAGTTAAGGAGTCTAAAGGACTTTACAAAATGCCTAAAATCCTTTAATCTGTAATAAGATTAAATGGATATGTCAGGTGATATGGAGACAAAAAAAGGGAGGATTATAATTGTTGATGACGAGGAGAGTATACTCATGCTCCTCACAGAATTTTTAAGGGACAACGGTTATGAAGTAGACCCTTTTCTTGACAGTAGAGAGGCACTATCTGCACTTAAAACAGGGACATACCAGATTCTAATAACAGACCTTTCCATGCCCAAGATAGACGGCCTACAATTGATAAGTTATATCCAGAAGGAATATTTAAACCTACTGGGGATTGTAATAACAGGCTACGGGACCATGGAGAGTGCCATAAATGCCATGAGATGCGGCGCTTTTGATTATATATTAAAACCCTTTAAATTAGAGGATATCCTGGCTACTGTTGAATCAGCCTTGTATTATTATAACCTGTTAAAAAGTGGAAATTTTAATAAAGACATTTCAAAAAAGGCAAATCTCATGAAGAGATTTTCTCAGAGCAGGTTACTCATTGAGAATGCATTATTGAAAGGATGTCTGAAAGAAAAATATAGGTTTGATAATATCATAGGTATAAGCCTTGGGATGCAAAAGGTCTTTGAACTTATAGAAAAGGTGGCAGATACGAACGCCACAACCCTTATTACTGGTGAAAGCGGTGTAGGCAAAGAGCTTGTGGCAAAGGCAATACATTATAATTCATCGAGAAAGGATAGCCCTATTGTTATAGTCAACTGTGGGGCAATACCGGAAAATCTTTTGGAGAGTGAGCTTTTTGGTTATGAAAAGGGTGCATTTACAGGTGCCTATAATACAAAACATGGCAAATTCGAAGTGGCGGACAAAGGGACCATATTTCTCGATGAGATAGGTGATATGAGCCTGGCATTACAGGTAAAGCTCTTAAGGGTCCTCCAGGAAAAGACATTTGAGAGGATAGGAGGGTCTAAGACCATTAAGGTAGATATAAGATTTATTGCAGCTACCAACCGAGATCTGGAAAAGATGGTAAAAGAAGGTGCCTTCAGGGAAGACCTATATTATAGACTCAATGTTGTTCCCATACACATACCACCTTTAAGGGAGAGAAAACAGGATATACCCCTTTTACTAAATTATTTTCTCCAGCAATCCAATCGTTTGAACGATGCCTCTGTTGAAGAGTTCGACGAGAATGCCATGGAGGTTCTTTTGGCTTATGATTATCCTGGCAATGTGAGGGAATTGAGTAATATTGTGGAGAGAGTCGTGGTATTGAAAAAAAGGGGGGTAATAACAATAGAAGACTTGCCTGAGAAGCTTTGGACATTTAAGGCCGCAGAACAGCACATTGATATACAGAAGGGATATGAGACCCTTGTCACAGAGTTTGAAAAAGCCATTATCATGAAGGCGTTGAAAGAGACAAAAGGGGTAAAGAGTAAGGCAGCAAGTATACTTAATATGAACAGAACAACCCTAATAGAAAAGATGAAGAGATTTAAGATGGAATGATTTTCCTGTCAATAAATTGACGGGTCAGAATTTTTTTTGCACAGGTGTATAAACCCTGCAATTACAAACTGCTCATAGCAATATTAAATACTCAAATATTATTAACAAGATAGACCTTTGACAAGGTCTATACTCTAAGGTGCTTTGATGCCTTTGTTTATCTTTTGCAATGTTTCAATATCGACATTCGTATAAAGATTTTTTTGGTATGTAATTTGCAGTTAAATTGGCATGGTCATATCAGAGACAGAGCTATTAAAGGATGCATTTTCAGAATTTGCAAAGGCATCAGATTCCATAATCAATTATTATAATGTCCTTGAAGGTCAGATTAGACTTTTGAAGACAGAAATTGAGAATAAAAACAGAGAGCTTGAAAGGGCAAAAGAATATCTCCACAATATACTTGATTCTATACCAATGGGGATTGTTGTCCTCGACCAGAAAACCATATCCTTTACAAACAAGGCTGCTGAAAGGCTCAGTTCAGATAGGATACTTGATGAAATAGGTAGTGGCAGGGACAAGGCAGGGGTTATCAAAAATGGTAAAGGATACTACAGATGGAATAAGGATGTCCTGCAGAACGGCTTCAAAGGCAAAGAGGTCTTGATCATCGAAGACATTACAGAATTTGAAAAGATGAAAGAGAGGCTTGAGAGGGATGAAAGGTTAAGGGCTATGGGTGAGATGGCTGCCAGGATAGCTCATGAGATCAAAAACCCCCTTGCAAGCATGGTGCTTTTTCTATCTATGCTCTCTGAGGGCAAGATGAGGGTTAAAGATAGAAAATATCTGGAATATATACGTTTTGGTGTTCAGACCATCGACAGGATAATCAATAATATCCTCTCATACACAAGACCAAAGACCCTTGCGTTGAAAGAGGAGAATATCAGTAAGGTTATAGAAGATATACTTGATTTTATGGGTCCATCTATAGCAAGCAGGGGTATAGAAGTAATATATAATGCTGATTATGAAGGTAACCTATTATTTGACCCTGATATGATGAAGCTCGTGTTTATGAATTTTATAAGCAATGCCATGGATGCCATAAAGGATAAGGGTTTTATTAGGATAGAAATCAAAGAGGACAGGGGTTATATAGTAATTGTTATAAATGATAATGGTATTGGCATGAGCGAGGATGTGAGAAAAAACATCTTCAACCCATTTTTTACTACAAAGGATAAAGGCGTTGGCCTTGGCCTCTTTATTGTCCATAATATCATTCACGCCCATAATGGTTATATAGAGGTAGAGTCCCAGGAAGGTCAAGGCACAACATTTTATATATATCTACCAAAGGATAGGCAGCTATGAAGGCAAATGTCCTTATTATAGACGATGATTATCATATGAGGCTTGCCCTAAAAGAGTCTCTCACAAAGGTAGGATATGCAGTTTCAATTGCCGAAGATGGTATAAAGGCAATAGACGAAATGGGTAAGCGCATCTTTGATCTCATTATAACAGATGTAAAGATGCCTCACCTGAACGGTATTGACCTGTTAAAACATGTAAGAAAGGAATACCCCCTCCTCCCTGTCATACTTGTTACTGCTTATGGAACTATTCAGGATGCAGTGACAGTGATAAAAGAGGGTGCTTTTGATTATATACAGAAGCCTTTTTCTGCAGAAGCCCTTTATAATACTGTAAGGCGGGCATTAGGAGTAAATAACGGCAAGATTATATACGCATCTAAGGCAATGAAGGATGTGCTTTTAAAGGCAGAGAGGGTGGCAAAATCAGATGCTACTGTCCTTGTAACAGGAGAAAGCGGTGTAGGGAAGGAACTTATATCCCGCTTTATCCATGAGAACAGCAATAGGGCTCAGATGCCATTTATCCCTGTCAACTGCGCATCATTGCCTGAAAATCTTTTAGAGAGCGAGCTTTTTGGTTATGAAAAGGGTGCATTCACAGGGGCAAACTCAAGGAAGATGGGCAAATTCGAGCTGGCGGATAAAGGGACAATACTCCTTGATGAGATAACAGAGATGGATATTAGGCTTCAGGCAAAGCTTCTCAGGGTTTTGCAGGAAAAAGAGATAGAGGTTGTTGGTTCAAGATACCCAAAAAAGATTGATGTAAAGGTTATTGCCACTACCAATAGAAATATAAAGAATATGGTATTAGAGGGAAAATTCCGTGAAGACCTTTACTACCGCCTTAATGTGTTTCCCATATATGTGCCTCCTTTAAGGGAGAGAAAAGAGGATATACCAGAGCTTGTGGCATATTTTTTGCGTAAACACTCTAAGGGTATGGATGTTGGTATCAGTGATGAAGCCATGGGTTATTTAATGGAGAATAGCTGGAAAGGAAATGCCAGGGAACTGGAGAATGTCATAGCAAGGGCATGTATATTATCCAACTACACTGTTATAAAATTGACACACCTTAAAGATATGGAATTTGTCCAGGAATCTGCAAAGGGTTCAATAAAAGAGATGGAGATTAAGCTTATACTCGACGCCTTAAAGACCTGTGGCGGTAATAAGACAAAAGCAGCATCGCTTTTAGGGATTACAGCCAGGACATTGAGGAATAAGTTGAAAGAATATAGAGAGATGGGTATATTAACAGAAAAAGAGGTGAACAATGGATGTCTTTGATATCATGGAAAAGGCTTTAAATGTCAGATCTTACTATCATAAAATCATTGCAGGCAATATAGCCAATGCAGAGACACCTGGTTTTAAGGAAAAGGATATTGATTTTCATATAGAATTGGAAAAACAATTATCAGGGGCAAAGCAATTCAATATTATAGAAAAAACAGAGAATGATGGAATAAGCAGCCCTGATAGTAACACGGTGAATATAGAGACTCAAATGGTAAAGCTTAATGAAAATAGCATGATGTATAGCGCCCTTGTCCAGTTGATAACAAAGAAGTTTTCTATGATGCGCTATCTAATCAATGAAGGGAGGAGATAATATGGGAATTCTTGATATTTTAAAGATCAGTGCATCAGGATTAAGGGCTCAAAGGATACGCATGGAGACCATAGCAACAAACCTTGCCAATATCCATACTACAAGGACTGATGAGGGTGGCCCATACGCAAAAAAAGAGGTGGTGTTCAGGACAACAGACCTCAATGAGACACAGGGTTTTGGAAAGGTTCTCTCAGAAAGAATCGAGGGAGTAAAGGTTGAGGAAATCGCCAAAAGTAGCAAAGAATTCGAAAAGGTCTACGACCCTGGCCACCCTGATGCAGACAAAGAAGGATATGTTATATATCCTAATGTAAATCTCATGGAAGAGATGGCAGATATGGTATCAGCCACTAGGTCATACGAGGCAAACATAAATGTTATAAATACAACAAAAGAGATGTTTATAAAGACACTCGAGATAGGCAAGTAGGAGGTATAATATGAAAATAGAGACATTACAACTACCCCACTTTCCTGAAAACAAGACGGTAAGCGAGAAAAAGGGCGCCAGTTCATTCGTGGAGGTATTAAAGGAATCCATTAATAAGGCAAACGAGATAGAGAAAGAGGCAGATAATGAGATCCAGAAACTGGCAACCATGGAAAGCAAAGATATCCATACAACAATGATTGCCGTTGAAAAGGCTGATTTGACATTTCAGATGATGATGCAGATAAGGAACAAGATAATAAATGCATATGAAGAGATTATGAGGATGCAGGTGTAATCATGTCAGCAGTAGAGGTGCTTGTAAATAATGCAAAAAATTTTATAAAAACAACACCTAAAAACAAGCTCTACCTCTATTTGTTTGTTCTTGTTGCCCTTGTTGGAGGATCTGTTGTAGGGCTTTCATTAATCCAGAGGGAAAACTTTCAGCCCCTTTTTTCTGGACTTGCAATGGAAGATGCATCCATGATTGTCTCCAGGCTCAAGGAACAGAAGGTTCCATATAAGCTCGGTTTAGGAGGCACAGCTATATATGTGCCCAAAGAAAAGGTGAATGAGATAAGGCTTAGCCTTGCCTCCCAGAATGCATTGCCTGGAAACAGTGGTATTGGTTTTGAACTCTTTGACAAGACCAATTACGGTATGACGGAGTTTATGCAGAATATCAACTATAAAAGGGCAATACAGGGTGAATTATCAAGGACAATTAATCAAATGCCAGAGGTAAAGACATCCCGTGTCCACATAGCATTACCTGAAAAAACCCTATTTACAGATAGGGAAAAAAATGTAACAGCATCTATATTTCTTAAATTAAAACCAGGGAAATCCCTGTCAAAGGATCAGGTAAACGGGATAGTTCAGTTCGTTGCAGGCAGTATCGAGGGCTTAAGACCGGAAAACGTTACGGTCATTGATTCATCAGGCAAGATACTATATAAAAGCGGTGATAGTAATTCATCTATTGCCCTCTCAGGACAGCAATATGAACTTCAGAAAGGTATTGAAAGGAGGATAGAGGAATCTATTCAGTCCATGCTGGATTCATTTCTCCCTGCCAGCAAATCTATTGTCAGGGCAAGTATAGAACTTAACCTTAAAAAAGTAGAGGTAGTTCAGGAGGAATATAATCCTGATAAATCTGTGGTATCACAGATGAGAAAAAGCACAGAGAAGACAACAAATAAGGCGACAAGCCCAGGTGGTGTCCCAGGGGTTGCATCAAATGTAAATACAGCAGCAAAAAAACCTGCATCAGATGATAATGGTAGAATAGGCGGTTCTGAAAAGGAGGATGAACAGAGGTCCTATGAATTAAGCAAAAGCATTAAAAAGATTGTAGAACCATATGGCGATATAAAGAGGCTTTCTCTTGCTGTGGTGGTGGATGGTAAATATGAAAAGGTAAAGAGCGGCAAGAAAGAGGAGCTAAAATATACTCCCCGTTCCCAGAAAGAGATACAGGATATAAAAAATCTCATTGCCAGAGCAGTAGGTTACAACGAGGAAAGAGGAGACAAGATAGAGGTTATAAATATCCCCTTTGAGACAGAAGCATTAGCTGATGAAAAAGGCATGCTTGAGAGTTCAAACAAAAAAGAGATGATATATGATTTGGTCAAGTATGTGTTCTACCTGGCAATACTTTTCTCCATTATACTCTTTGTTATAAAGCCATTGATAAATATGTTTAGAGATAGGGCAACTTCTATGCCATTTAAAAAACTTGATAAAGTTGATGATGTATATATCAGCAGTAAAAAGTCTGACTCACCAAAAGAAGGTATAAGCCCTTTAGGAGAGAATGTGCCGAGCCTTACTGCCGCACAGCCAGCACTTGCCAGTGCCCTTCAGGATAAAGAGGTTGTAAAACTCATACTAAAAGAATGGGTAAGGGGAGGGTAAATAAATGGACACGTTGAACCTTTCTGGGATAAGAAAGGCAGCTATTCTTCTTCTCACTATGGATGAAAATCTATCCAAAGAGATACTCAAGGACTTTGAAAAAGAAGAGATTGAGGCTATAGGCAGAGAGGTGGCAAAGCTAAAACTTATCCCTGAAAGTATTGTAAAACAGGTTCATAATGAATTCTTGGCAAACATATCAAAAAACGGCTCTGTTTTAATAAATGGGCAGGTAAGGTTTAAGGACCTTGTAAAAAAGAGCTTTGGTGATGAGACTGCAGAGGTATATCTAAATGCCATGGAATCAAGAGGTGGTGTCCCAGGAGAATTTTTAAAGACATGTGATTCCAGATTACTCGCCACAACCATTAAAGGGGAACATCCTCAGACTATATCCCTTATTGTATCATTACTACCTCCAAAAAAGGCATGCGATGTGATAAGTGCCCTGCCTGAGAAGATCCAGGGTGATGTAATGATGAGAATGGCAAACCTTGGTAGGGTTGATAAAAATATCCTCCTTGAGATAGAGAATATCATAAGGGAACAACTGCAGGACATTGGTGTAGGTGAAGAAAAACAGATGGGTGGCGTAGGCGCAGTGGCAACTATACTGAATCAAATGGACAAAAGAAGAGAGGGTGAGCTATTAGGGGCTATAGAGGAGACAGACCCAGATCTTGCCCAGAGGATAAGACAGCTTATGTTTACCTTTGAAGACCTTATAAAGCTTGATAACAAGAGCATACAGACCCTTTTAAAAGAAATTACATCCGAAGAGCTCGCCATTGCATTAAAAGGTGCATCAGATACCTTAAAGGAAAAGATATTCTCTAATATGTCTGAAAGGGCATCGACAATGCTCAAAGAAGACCTTGAGACTATGGGTCCAGTGAGGCTATCAGAGGTTGAACAGACACAGACAAAGATAGCGCTCACTGCCAAGAGACTTGAGGCAGAAGGAAAGATCATTATATCTGGCGAGAGTGATGAGTTTGTCTGAGATTGACCATGTCGTAAAACCCCTTAAATTGAAATCCATTGAAGATATGGATGAAGACATCATCGATAAGGAAGAGAGTTTTATCTC
The sequence above is drawn from the Syntrophorhabdaceae bacterium genome and encodes:
- the fliG gene encoding flagellar motor switch protein FliG; protein product: MDTLNLSGIRKAAILLLTMDENLSKEILKDFEKEEIEAIGREVAKLKLIPESIVKQVHNEFLANISKNGSVLINGQVRFKDLVKKSFGDETAEVYLNAMESRGGVPGEFLKTCDSRLLATTIKGEHPQTISLIVSLLPPKKACDVISALPEKIQGDVMMRMANLGRVDKNILLEIENIIREQLQDIGVGEEKQMGGVGAVATILNQMDKRREGELLGAIEETDPDLAQRIRQLMFTFEDLIKLDNKSIQTLLKEITSEELAIALKGASDTLKEKIFSNMSERASTMLKEDLETMGPVRLSEVEQTQTKIALTAKRLEAEGKIIISGESDEFV
- a CDS encoding chemotaxis protein CheX, with the protein product MDVNYINPFIVAAQTVFKTMLSLDIGMGKPELKNTCVTSGDITGIMGLAGDKKGTIAISFREIGAKYIYKTLVGDECESINQDVVDAVGEITNIISGQARKEFEKKGLNLNAAIPMVIVGKQVEMNFITKLPIVSLPFYFFLSNGNSQEKEVIYIDFSFE
- a CDS encoding flagellar basal body protein, with the translated sequence MDVFDIMEKALNVRSYYHKIIAGNIANAETPGFKEKDIDFHIELEKQLSGAKQFNIIEKTENDGISSPDSNTVNIETQMVKLNENSMMYSALVQLITKKFSMMRYLINEGRR
- a CDS encoding ATP-binding protein; its protein translation is MVISETELLKDAFSEFAKASDSIINYYNVLEGQIRLLKTEIENKNRELERAKEYLHNILDSIPMGIVVLDQKTISFTNKAAERLSSDRILDEIGSGRDKAGVIKNGKGYYRWNKDVLQNGFKGKEVLIIEDITEFEKMKERLERDERLRAMGEMAARIAHEIKNPLASMVLFLSMLSEGKMRVKDRKYLEYIRFGVQTIDRIINNILSYTRPKTLALKEENISKVIEDILDFMGPSIASRGIEVIYNADYEGNLLFDPDMMKLVFMNFISNAMDAIKDKGFIRIEIKEDRGYIVIVINDNGIGMSEDVRKNIFNPFFTTKDKGVGLGLFIVHNIIHAHNGYIEVESQEGQGTTFYIYLPKDRQL
- a CDS encoding response regulator gives rise to the protein MEDFDMNVLVVDDFSTMRKIIKNVLKQIGIESVLEAENGKMALDLLKKEEIDLIISDWIMPEMTGIDFLKACKADENIKKIPFVMVTAEAQKGNIMEAIKSGVDNYIVKPFTPEKLQAAIEKAKERISK
- a CDS encoding sigma-54 dependent transcriptional regulator, coding for MDMSGDMETKKGRIIIVDDEESILMLLTEFLRDNGYEVDPFLDSREALSALKTGTYQILITDLSMPKIDGLQLISYIQKEYLNLLGIVITGYGTMESAINAMRCGAFDYILKPFKLEDILATVESALYYYNLLKSGNFNKDISKKANLMKRFSQSRLLIENALLKGCLKEKYRFDNIIGISLGMQKVFELIEKVADTNATTLITGESGVGKELVAKAIHYNSSRKDSPIVIVNCGAIPENLLESELFGYEKGAFTGAYNTKHGKFEVADKGTIFLDEIGDMSLALQVKLLRVLQEKTFERIGGSKTIKVDIRFIAATNRDLEKMVKEGAFREDLYYRLNVVPIHIPPLRERKQDIPLLLNYFLQQSNRLNDASVEEFDENAMEVLLAYDYPGNVRELSNIVERVVVLKKRGVITIEDLPEKLWTFKAAEQHIDIQKGYETLVTEFEKAIIMKALKETKGVKSKAASILNMNRTTLIEKMKRFKME
- a CDS encoding sigma-54 dependent transcriptional regulator, producing MKANVLIIDDDYHMRLALKESLTKVGYAVSIAEDGIKAIDEMGKRIFDLIITDVKMPHLNGIDLLKHVRKEYPLLPVILVTAYGTIQDAVTVIKEGAFDYIQKPFSAEALYNTVRRALGVNNGKIIYASKAMKDVLLKAERVAKSDATVLVTGESGVGKELISRFIHENSNRAQMPFIPVNCASLPENLLESELFGYEKGAFTGANSRKMGKFELADKGTILLDEITEMDIRLQAKLLRVLQEKEIEVVGSRYPKKIDVKVIATTNRNIKNMVLEGKFREDLYYRLNVFPIYVPPLRERKEDIPELVAYFLRKHSKGMDVGISDEAMGYLMENSWKGNARELENVIARACILSNYTVIKLTHLKDMEFVQESAKGSIKEMEIKLILDALKTCGGNKTKAASLLGITARTLRNKLKEYREMGILTEKEVNNGCL
- the fliF gene encoding flagellar basal-body MS-ring/collar protein FliF; amino-acid sequence: MSAVEVLVNNAKNFIKTTPKNKLYLYLFVLVALVGGSVVGLSLIQRENFQPLFSGLAMEDASMIVSRLKEQKVPYKLGLGGTAIYVPKEKVNEIRLSLASQNALPGNSGIGFELFDKTNYGMTEFMQNINYKRAIQGELSRTINQMPEVKTSRVHIALPEKTLFTDREKNVTASIFLKLKPGKSLSKDQVNGIVQFVAGSIEGLRPENVTVIDSSGKILYKSGDSNSSIALSGQQYELQKGIERRIEESIQSMLDSFLPASKSIVRASIELNLKKVEVVQEEYNPDKSVVSQMRKSTEKTTNKATSPGGVPGVASNVNTAAKKPASDDNGRIGGSEKEDEQRSYELSKSIKKIVEPYGDIKRLSLAVVVDGKYEKVKSGKKEELKYTPRSQKEIQDIKNLIARAVGYNEERGDKIEVINIPFETEALADEKGMLESSNKKEMIYDLVKYVFYLAILFSIILFVIKPLINMFRDRATSMPFKKLDKVDDVYISSKKSDSPKEGISPLGENVPSLTAAQPALASALQDKEVVKLILKEWVRGG
- the flgC gene encoding flagellar basal body rod protein FlgC, encoding MGILDILKISASGLRAQRIRMETIATNLANIHTTRTDEGGPYAKKEVVFRTTDLNETQGFGKVLSERIEGVKVEEIAKSSKEFEKVYDPGHPDADKEGYVIYPNVNLMEEMADMVSATRSYEANINVINTTKEMFIKTLEIGK
- the fliE gene encoding flagellar hook-basal body complex protein FliE, whose amino-acid sequence is MKIETLQLPHFPENKTVSEKKGASSFVEVLKESINKANEIEKEADNEIQKLATMESKDIHTTMIAVEKADLTFQMMMQIRNKIINAYEEIMRMQV